The Quadrisphaera sp. RL12-1S genome segment CCTGCTCGCGGCCGGTGGCGGTCAGCGTGCAGGTGGTGATGCTGCTGGCGTGGGCGATGCCCGTGCTGAGCTCGCTGCAGGTCTTCCAGTGGATGTTCGACTCCCGCTCGGGGGTGGTCGACTGGGCGCTGGTCCAGGCCGGCTTCGGCTCCATGGCGGGCTACAACTGGTTCTCCACGCCGGTGGCGTTCTTCTTCGTGGCGGGCCTGCTCGTCACGTGGATGAGCGTGCCGCTGGTGGTGTTCATGGTCTACGCCGCCGTCACCCAGATCGACACCTCCGTGCTGGAGGCGGCGGCCCTGGACGGGGCCGGCCCGGCGCAGGCGTTCCGGCACGTCATCGCCCCGTCCATTGCACCGGTGCTCGCGCTGGTGTCGCTGCTGGAGATCATCTGGGACCTGCGGGTGTTCACGCAGTTCCACGTCCTGCAGTCCAACGGGGGCATCACCGAGCAGACCAACGTGCTGGGCACGTACGTCTACCAGGTGGGCCTGGCCGGCGGGAACTACGGCGCCGCCTCCGCCGCCGCCCTCATCCTCCTGCTGCTGACCCTCGCGATCAGCGCCCGGTACATCGCCCTGCTGCTGAAGGAGCCGGCATGACCGTCGTGTCGAACCCGCCCACCTCGCCGTCCGCGGGCGGTGCCGCTCCCGGCCTGCAGGCCACCACGCCGCTGGCGGCGGTGGCCAGGGCCCGGCGCAGCCCGCGGCGCCGCGTGCTGGGCGTGCTCGCCAACGCCGTCGCCGTGGTCTTCGGGCTGGCGTGGCTGTTCCCCGTGTACTGGATGCTCAACACGGCGTTCCTCACCAACAGCCAGATCCAGCAGCGCACGCCGGTGCTCTTCCCCGTGGGGGGCACGGCCTCCCACTTCGCGCAGGTGCTCTCCTCCCCCGCGTTCTGGTCGGCGATGCGGATGAGCCTGGCCATCGCGCTCGTCGTCGTCCTCGGGGCGATGGTGTTCGGCTTCCTCGCGGCGCTCGCGCTGTCCCGCTTCCGCTTCCGCGGCCGCACGCAGCTCGTCGTCGCGGTGCTCGTCATCCAGATGATCCCCGCGGAGGCGCTGTTCATCTCCCAGTACCGGATGCTCGACGGCTGGGGTCTGCTGAACTCCGTGGCCGGCATGAGCCTGCTGTACCTGGGCGCCAACATCCCCTTCACCATCTGGATGCTCAAGGGCTTCGTGGACGGCGTCCCGGTGGAGCTGGAGGAGGCCGCCATGCTCGACGGCTGCTCCCGGATGGGCGCGTTCGTGCGCATCACGTTCCCGCTGCTGGGCTCGGGCCTCGTCGCGTCCTCGATCTTCGCCTTCCTGGCCTCCTGGAACGAGTACACCCTCGCGCTGGTGGCGCTCACCAGCGACGGCGCCCGCACGCTGCCGCTGTGGCTGACCAGCTTCAGCGGGCAGAACCAGGTCACCGACTGGGGCGCGATCATGGCGGGGTCCACGCTCATGGCGGTGCCCGTGGTGGTGCTGTTCATGACCGTGCAGAAGCGCATGGCCGCCGGCCTCACGGCGGGCGCCGTCAAGTGAGCACCCCCGCACCGCCCGCCACCGCGGCCGGGCCAGCCCCGGGTCTCTTCCCCCGCCTGGACCTGCGCGCCGGCCGCCCCGTGGTGGCGGTGGACGTGGGCGGGACCCTCACCAAGACCGCGCTGGTGGACGGCCGCGGCGAGGTGCTGGAGGTCCGCTCCGAGCCCACCGTGCTGCGCTCGGCGACCGGGCTGCTCGACCAGCTGGCCCTCGCCGTGGCCGACCTCGCCGCCGCCCACGCCGAGGGCCACCCCGACGCCGTGCCCGCCGCGGTGGGCGTGCACGTGCCGGGCCTGGTGGACGACGCGCGCGGCACGGTGCTGCTGGCCGAGAACCTCGGGCTGCGCGACGTGCCGCTGCGCGACCAGCTGGCCGCCCGCACCGGGCTCCCGGTCAGCCTGGGCAACGACGCGCGCGGCGCGGGCACCGCGGAGTTCCGCATGGGCGCTGCCCGCGGGGCGCGCACCGCCGTGGTCATCAGCATCGGCACGGGCATCGGCGGAGCCGTCTTCGTGGACGGCCGCCTGCACGACGGCGACGGCTTCGGCTGCGAGCTCGGCCACATGCCGGTGCTCGTGCCCGGGCGGCGCGCGCCCGTGGTGTGCGCCTGCGGCGGGCCGTCCTGCCTGGAGCAGTGGGCCTCGGCCGGGGGCATCGCGCGGTCGTACGCGCGGGTCACCGGCAGGCCCGCGCACGGCGCCCGGGAGGTGTTCGACGCCGCGAGGGCCGGCGACGACGACGCCGCGCGCGTGGTCGGTGACGGCCTCGACGCCCTCGCCCTGGCCGTCGCGCAGCTGGCCACCGTGCTGGCCCCGGAGGTGGTGGTCATCGCCGGCGGCCTGTCGCGCGCCGGGGCGGAGCTGTTCGACCCGCTGCACGAGCGGCTGGAGCAGCTGCTGACGTTCCACCGGCGCCCGCGCCTGGTGCCCGCGCGCTTCGGGGACGGCGCCGGCGTGATCGCCTCGGCGCTGCGCGCCGACGAGCTGCTGGAGCAGCTGGTGCTCCCGCTGCAGCAGGGTCCGTCCTCGTGAGCGGCATGATCGGTGCGGTGAGCACCGACCGCCCCGACGGGACGCGCAGGCCGGGGCCTCCCGCCGTCCTGACGCCTCCGGGCACCACGGCTCGGCCGGCGGCTCGGCCGGCAGCACGGCCAGCAGCACGGCCGGCGCGGCCCGTGCGCGACGCGGAGCTCGCCGGGGGGACCTCCTCGGCCATCCTGCGCGCCGTGGCCGGTGGCGCCGCCACCGACAGAGCGGCGCTGGCGCGCCGGCTCGGGCTGGCGCCGTCCACCGTGACCGTCAAGGTCGGCGAGCTCATCGCCGCCGGGGTGCTGGTGGAGGCGGGCGCGGCGTCCGCCACCGGCGGCCGGCCCGCGCGGGTGCTGCGGCTGACCCCGGACGGCGGCTGCATCCTCGCCGCGGAGCTGGGCCGCCACCACGCGCGGATCGCGCTGCTGGACATGTCGGGCTCGCTCGTGAGCTCCTCCGACCTGGCCCTCGACGTGGCGGCGGGTCCCGAGCCGGTGCTGGCGGACCTCGTGGCCGCGTGGACGGACCTGCGCGGGGCCATCCCCGCGGAGGCGGTGCGGGCGGTGGGCGTGGCGCTGCCCGGCCCGGTGTCCAGCCGCAGCGGCGCCGTCGACTCCCCCGCGGCCATGCCGGGCTGGCACCGCTTCGGCGTGGGGGCCCACCTGTCGGCCGAGCTCGGGCTGCCGGCGGTGGTGGAGAACGACGCCAACGCCATGGCGCTGGGCGAGTGCACCGCCCTCGGGGCCGCCGAGGCCGCCCCCGACGACGACGCTGACGAGGCGGCCCCGCCCGCGGGCGCGCCGGCCAACCTGCTGTTCGTCAAGGCCGGCTCCTCCGTGGGCTGCGGCCTGGTGCTCGACGGTCGGCTCTACCGCGGGGCGACGGCGCTGGCCGGGGACCTGGCGCACGTCGTCGTGGGGTCGACCGGCGACGCGCCCTGCAACTGCGGGAACCGGGGCTGCCTCGACACCGTGGTGGGGGGCTCGTACATCCTCGCCGACCTGCGAAGCCGGGGCATCGACGCCCGCGAGCCCCGCGACATCGCCCGGCTGGTGGGAGACGGGGACGCGGTGGCCACCACCCGCGTGCGCGCCGCGGGGCGGCTGCTGGGGCAGACGCTGTCGGCGGTGGTGAACTTCGTGAACCCCGACGCGGTGGTGCTCGGCGGCCTCATCTCGACGCTGGAGCCGTTCGTGGCGGCGGTGCGCTCGCAGCTGTACGAGAACTGCCACCCGCTGGCCACCCGCGACCTGCGGATCGCGCAGAGCGTGGCGGGTGCGGACGCCGGGGTGCTGGGCGTGGGGCAGCTGGCGCTGCGGCAGGCGCTGACGGCGCTGTGACGGTGGCGCTGGAGGTCACCGTCGACTCCCCGGCCGGTGCCCGCGCGGCCCGCGACGGCGGCGCGGACCGGGTGGAGCTGTGCTCGGCGCTGGAGCTGGGCGGGCTGACGCCGTCGCCGGGGGCGCTGGCCGCGTGCCTGGGGGTGGAGCGGGCGCTGCCCGTGCACGTGCTGGTCCGCCCGCGCCCGGGCGGCTTCACCTACGACGACGACGAGCTGGCGACGTCCCTGCGCGACGTGGAGGCGGCGGTCGCCGCGGGGGCAGCCGGGGTGGTGGTGGGCGCGCTGCGGGTGCGCGGGGGTGCCCTGGTGCTCGACGAGGCCTTCCTCGCCGAGGCGGTGTCGCGGGCCCGTGCGGTGCGCGCCGACGTCGACGTGGTGCTGCACCGCGCCGTCGACCAGCTGGCGCAGCCCTCGGCCGCGGTGGCGGTGCTGGCCCGGTGCGGCGTGGACCGGGTGCTGACCTCGGGCGGCGCGCCGCGCGCGGTCAACGGGCTCGCCGAGCTGGCGGCGGTGGCCGAGGCGGGACGGGCGGCCGGTGTGCAGGTCATGGCGGGTGCTGGCGTGCGGCCCGAGCAGGTGGCGGCGCTGGTGGCGGCCGGGGTGCACGCGGTGCACCTGTCGGCCCGCCGCCCGGTGCGCGCCGCCGGGCCGCGGGTGGCGGTCGGCGCCGCCGACGACGGAGCGCACTCCGAGACCGACCCGGCCCTGGTGGCCGCCGTCCGCGCCGCCCTCGACGCCCTCCCCTCACCGTGATCATGGGGTAGCAGGCGGGCAGGCTCGCGTCCGGTGGGCAGGTCCGGGTCCGGGTCCGGGTCCGGGGCCGGAAGCGGACGCCAGGCTCCCCAGCAGTCGCGGGAGCACCGGGGAGGCGGGGTGAGGGCCCGCCCGCGGGGGTCAGGGGTGGGTGGCGCGGTAGCGCGCCACGAGGCCCTCGGGGAGGTCCTCGCGGGTCAGGGCGAACGTGCGGTGGTCCCGCCAGGCGCCGTCGATGTGGAGGAACCCCGCGCGCAGCCCCTCGTCGCGGAACCCGAGCTTCTCCACCACCCGCAGGCTCGCGGCGTTCTCCGGGCGGATGTTCACCTCGACGCGGTGCAGCCCCACCCGCAGGCAGTGGTCCACCACCAGCGCGACCGCCCGGGGCACGATCCCGCGCCCGGCCTGGCGGCCGTCGATCCAGTAGCCGACGTGCGCGGAGCGCATGGCGCCCCACGTGATGCCGCCGACGGTGACCTGCCCGGCGAAGGCGCCGTCCACCTCGAGGGCGAACGGCATCGCCGTCCCCGACCTGCCCTGGCGGGACAGCTCCCAGACCAGGCCCGCGAAGGTGCGCACGGGCGCGGCGCCGTCGGGGTTGGTGGCCTCCCAGGGCCGCAGCCAGGCGCCGTTGGCGGCGCGGACCTCGCGCCACGCGGAGCTGTCGCGCACGCGCAGCGGGCGCAGCACCACCTCGCCGTCGTGCAGGACGGCGGGCCAGCCCGTGGTGCTCACGCCCCGCTCACCAGCGGCTCATGACCGGGGGTGGTCGCCGCCGCGGCGCTGGTCGACGGCGTGGGGAAGCACCGCCGCGAGCACCTCCACGGCGTCGCGGCAGGCCCCGGGCGAGCCGGCCACGTTGACCACCAGGGTGCTCCCGGCCATCCCGGCCAGCCCCCGGGAGAGCACCGCCGTCGGCACGCCCTGGGCCAGGCCGGCGGCGCGCAGTGCCTCGGCGATGCCGGGCACCGGCCGGTCGAGGAGGGGCGCGGTCTGCTCCGGGGTCTGGTCGTGGGGGTTCAGGCCCGTCCCGCCGGTGGTGACGACGACGTCGAAGCCGGCGGCCACCGCCGCGCGCAGGGCTTCGCCCACGGGGTCGCCGTCGCGCACCACCTGCGGGCCGTCCACCGCGAGGCCGGCGGCGCGCAGGCCCTCGACGAGCACGGGCCCGGCGGTGTCCTCGTAGACGCCCGCCGCCGCGCGGTTGCTGACGGTGACGACCAGCGCCCGGGGCGAGGGGTCAGCGGTGCCAGTCACCGGAGCGTCCCCCGCTCTTGGCGACCACCCGCACACCGGTGATCTCGGCCCGCTTGTCGAGGCCCTTGACCATGTCCACCAGCGCCAGCCCGGCCACGGCCACGGCGGTCAGCGCCTCCATCTCCACGCCGGTGCGGTCTGCCGTGCGCACGGTGGCCGTGAGCGCGACGCCCGGCCGCTGCGGGGCGGTGCTGACCTCCGCGACGACGTCGACGGCGTGCACCGCCACCGGGTGTGCCAGCGGCACCAGCTCAGGGGTGCGCTTGGCCGCCTGGACGCCCGCGATGCGGGCCACGGCGAGCGCGTCGCCCTTCGGCACGGTGCCGTCCAGGAGCGCCGCCACCACCTCGGGCGAGCAGACGACGAACCCCTCGGCGCGCGCCTCGCGCACGGTGACGTCCTTGGCGCTGACGTCGACCATGCGCGCGTTGCCGCGGGCGTCCAGGTGCGGGAAGCCCGCCGTTCCGCTCATGGGGTCACCACCGCCTCATCGTCTCCCGCGCTCGAGGAGCATGCACCGCACGACGTCCCCGGGCTCCACGGACGTGGTGTCCTCGCCGGTGACGGCCAGGGCGTTGGCCCCGGCCAGCCCGAAGACGAGGTGGGAGCCGGGGCCGCTGGCGGGGCGGACCCGGGGGCGGCCGTCGTCGTCGGTGGTGACGACGGCGCGGGTGAACTGGCGCTTGCCGGGCGGGCTCGACCAGCCCTGCGTGGCGGTGGCCACGACGGCCGGCCGGTGCAGCTCCGCCTCGCCGAGCATCCGGCGCAGCGCCGGCCGCACGAACACCTCGAAGGAGACGTAGGCGCTGACGGGGTTGCCGGGCAGGGTGAAGATCGGCACGCTGCGCCCGCCGCGGGTCAGCACGCCCAGGCCCTGCGGCATGCCGGGCTGCATGGCCACCCTGGTGAACTCCACGGTGCCGAGGCGGCTCAGCACCTCCTTGACCACGTCGTAGGCGCCGGCGCTGACGCCGCCGGAGGTGACGATGACGTCGGAGCCCTCGAGCTGGCCCTCCAGCACGGACAGGAGGCGCTGGGGGTCGTCGTCGACGATGCCCACGCGGGTGGCGCGCGCGCCGACGTCCAGGGCGGCCGCGGTCAGCGCGGTGGAGTTGGCGTCCACCACCTGCCCGAACCCCGCGGGACGGCCCGGGTCCACCAGCTCGCTGCCGGTGCTCAGCACCGACACCCGCGGCGCGGGCAGCACGCGGGCGCGCTCGCGCCCGACGGCCGCGAGCAGCGCGACGTGGCGCACCGACAGCCGCGTGCCCGCCGCCACCAGGGTGGTGCCGGGCCGGACGTCCTCCCCGGCGCGGCGCACGTGCAGGCCCTCGGGCACCGCGCGGCGCACGAGCACCGTGGCCACGCCGCCGTCGGTGTCCTCGACGGGCACCACGGCGGTGGCCCCGGGGGGCACCGGGGCGCCGGTCATGATGCGCGCGGCGGCGCCGGCCGCCAGGGGCGCGACCTCGCGCACCCCTGCCGGCAGGTCGGCCACCACGGGCAGGGAGACGGGTGCGTCAGCGCGCGCCGTGGCGACGTCGGCGTGCCGGACGGCGTACCCGTCCATGGCGGAGCCGTCGAAGGCGGGCAGCGAGGAGGTCGCGACGACGTCCTCGGCGAGCACGCAGTCGACGGCGTCCAGGAGCGGCAGCTCGACGGGGGCGAGGGGGGAGACAGCAGCCAGGCAGGCGGCCAGGTGCTCCTCGACCGAGCGCACGGCTGCTCAGGCCCCTGCGTCGTCAGTGCTGTGGGTGGGCTGCTCGGTGTCGAAGCCCGACGCGACCCACTCCGACAGCCAGGAGTTGAACTCCCCGCCGAGGTCCTCGCGGCCCGAGGCCAGGCGCACCACGGCCTTGAGGTAGTCGAGCTTGTCGCCGGTGTCGTAGCGGCGGCCGCGGAAGACCACGCCGCGCAGCCCGCCACCGGCCTCCGCCGGCATCCCGGCGAGGGTCTCGAGGGCGTCGGTCAGCTGGATCTCCCCGCCCTTGCCGGGAGCGGTCCTCTCGAGCACCTCGAAGGCGGCGGGGTGCAGCACGTACCGGCCGATCACCGCGAGGTTGCTGGGCGCGTCGGCCGGGTCCGGCTTCTCGACCATGCCCTTGAGGGTCACCACGTCGTCCTCGCCCTGCGTGGACGGGTCGTCGAGGAGCTCGGCGCAGCCGTACATGCCGACGTTCGCGCGCGGCACCTCCAGCAGCGCCACCACGGAGCCGCCGTGCTGCTGCTGCACCTCGACCAGCCGGGCGAGCAGCGGGTCGCGCTCGTCGATGAGGTCGTCGCCGAGGAGCACCGCGAAGGGCTCGTCGCCCACGTGCGCCTTGGCGGTGAGCACCGCGTGGCCCAGGCCCTTGGCCTGGTGCTGGCGGACGTAGTGCACGTCGGCGAGCTCGGTGGTCTCGTGGACCAGCGCGAGCTTCTTGTCGTCGCCCTTGGCCGCGAGGTTCTGCTCGAGCTCGGGGACGACGTCGAAGTGGTCCTCCAGCGGGCGCTTCGTGCGGCCCACCACGAGCAGCACGTCGGTCAGGCCGGCGGAGACGGCCTCCTCCACGACGTACTGGATGGCCGGCTTGTCGACGACCGGGAGCATCTCCTTGGGCGTCGACTTGGTGAAGGGCAGGAACCGCGTGCCGAGGCCGGCGGCGGGGATGACCGCCTTGCGGATCGGGCGCGTGCCAGCGGGACTCATGCTGGGAGGTTATCGGGGCGCGACGACGGGAGGCAGGATCAGCGCCCGTGGACGACCAGCAGCAGGGCCGCCCGGTGGAGACGGCCCCCCGGACGGCGGACGACCAGGCGCCCGGCAAGGCGGCGCTGCGCGCCGGCGTGCGCGCCGCCCGCCGAGCCCTCGACGACGACGAGCGCGCCGCGCTCGACGCGGCCCTTGCGCGCGCGGCGCTCGCCGACGGCTCCCCGCTGGCGGCGCTCGCGCCGGGCGCCGTGGTGGCCCTGTACGACTCCCGCCCCACCGAGCCGGGCACGCGCGCGCTGCGGGCGGCGCTGGCCGCGCGGGGCGCCGTCGTCGTCCTCCCGGTGGTGGTGGGCGCGGCCCCGCTGGCGTGGGTGGTCGACGCCCCGGGCGCGCCCGCCCGTCCGGAGGGGCTGGCGGGGGCGGCGGCGGTGCTGCTGCCCGCGCTGGCCGTGGACGGCAGCGGGTCGCGCCTGGGCCAGGGCGGCGGCCACTACGACCGGACGCTGGCGCTGCTGCCGCCCGAGGGCTCCCCCGGCAGGCCGCTGCTGGCCGCGGTGGTCCGCGAGCCGGAGGTGCTGGCCGCGGGTGAGCTGCCCCGCGAGCCCCACGACGTCCGCGTCGACGCCGCCCTGACCCCCGCCGGCTGGACCGCCCTGCGCTGACCTCGCGCGGCGGATGTGGGCTGATCCACGCGTCGGGAGGGCGCCGCGCCGGTACCGTGCGCCCCACCCCCACCTCGCGCGCCGCCCGGCCGCCGCCGGAACCTCGACGGGAGGCCCCGCATGACGGTCGACGACCTCAACGTCGCGGTGCTCGTCGGCGCGCTGGTGCTGGTGGTGGCGGTCTTCGCGGTGCGCCTCTCGGTCGGCACCGGCACCCCGTCGCTGCTGCTGTACCTCGCCCTCGGCGTGGCGCTCGGCGAGGACGGGCTGGGCATCCAGTTCGACGACTACGACCTCACGCAGGTGCTGGGGTACGGCGCGCTGGTCATGATCCTCGCCGAGGGCGGCCTGACCACGCGGTGGGCCTCGATCCGGCAGGCGATCGCCCCGGCGGCGCTGCTGGCGACGCTCGGCACCGCGGTCTCGGTGGTGGTGGTGGGCGCCGTGGCGCACTGGGCGCTCGGCGTCGACTGGGCCACCGGGATGCTGCTCGGCGCCGTCGTCTCCTCCACCGACGCGGCAGCGGTGTTCTCGGTGCTCCGGCGCGCTCCGCTGCCGCACCGCCTGGGGGGCCTGCTCGAGGCGGAGTCGGGGTTCAACGACGCGCCCGTCGTCATCGCCGTGGTCTCCCTGACCTCCGTGCTGGGCGGGGAGTCCTCCCACGGCTGGGGCTTCCTGGTGTTCGAGGCGGGGGCCGAGCTGGTGGGCGGCGCCGCGATCGGGCTGGCGCTGGGCTGGCTGGGCGCGCTGGGCCTGCGGCGCGTGGCGCTGCCCGCCTCGGGCCTGTACCCGATCACCGTGCTGGCGGTCTGCGCGCTCGCCTACGGGCTGAGCGCCGAGGTGCACACCTCCGGCTTCATCGCCGTCTACCTCGCGGGCCTGGTGCTGGGCAACGCCGAGCTGCCGCACCGCCCCGCCACCCGCGGCTTCGCCGAGGGCGTGGGCTGGCTGGCGCAGATCGGGCTGTTCGTGCTGCTGGGGCTGCTGGTCTCGCCCTCCGACATCCCCGGGCAGGTGGTGCCCGCGCTCGTGGTGGGGTTCGCCCTGCTGCTGGTGGCGCGGCCGCTGTCGGTGCTGGTCTCGGTGTCGTGGTTCAAGGTGCCCGTCCGCGACCAGGTGCTGCTCAGCTGGGGCGGCCTGCGCGGCGCGGTGCCCATCGTGCTGGCCACGGTGCCCGCCGCGGCCGGCGTGCCCGGCACCGAGGGCGTGGTGGAGATGGTGTTCGTGCTGGTGGTGGCCTTCACCCTGGTGCAGGCGCCGACCCTGCCGTGGGTGGCGCGGCGCCTGGGCATCAGCGAGCCGGCCGTGCGGGACCTCGAGGTGGAGTCGAGCCCGCTGGAGGAGATCGGCGCCGACGTGCTGCAGGTCAAGGTGGGCCCGGGCTCGCACCTGCACGGCCTGGAGGTCTTCGAGCTGCGCCTGCCCGAGGGCGCCGAGGTCTCCCTGCTCGTGCGCGACGGCCGGGCCCGCGTCCCCACCCGCACCACCACCCTGCAGCGCGGCGACGACCTGCTGGTGGTCGCCGTCTCCGGGGTGCGCGAGCTCACCGAGGAGCGGCTGTTCGCGCTGTCCGAGCGCGGCAGGCTGGCGGGCTGGACGACGCCGGGGGCCACCCGGGTGCCGGAGCTGCGACCGGCGCCCGGCCGCGACCGTACAGTGCCGCAGCGTGACTCCCAGCGCTGACGACGACGGCGACAGGTCCCCCGCCGGCGGCGCCGCGGACCTGGACGGGCTCGTCGCCGGCGTGGGCGCCCGGGTCCGGGCCCTGCGCTCGCAGCGGGGCCTGACGCTGTCCGAGCTGGCCGACGCGACCGGGCTGAGCGCCTCGATGGTCTCGACCGTGGAGAGGGGGCGCACCGCGCCCTCCCTGGGGACGCTGGCGCGCCTCGCGCAGGGCCTGGGCGTGAGCGTGGCGTCGCTGTTCGCGGCCGCTCCCGGCGAGGGGTCGCCCGTCCTGCGGGCGGCCGACCAGATCGTGGACACCACACCGGGCGGGCTGGTGCGCCGGCTCGCCGTCTTCCAGCCCGACAACGACGTCGAGGTCTACGTGGACGAGTACCCGCCCGGCACCAGCCACGCCGCGCGCCCCTCCCAGCACCCGGGCCAGGAGTACGGGGTGCTGCTGGAGGGGTCGCTGGAGGTCGAGCTCGGCGACGAGGTCCACCTCGTGGAGGAGGGGGACGCCGTCCACTACGAGGCCAAGCAGGCGCACCTCATCCGCAACACCGGTGGCACCCCGGCGCGCGCCGTGTGGGTCAACGTCCGCCGCCTCTGACCCGCCCCGGCCCGCCCCGGCCCGCCCCACGCGGGCCGAGGGGAGGAGCCGGTAACGCCGCCGTAACCGGCGCAGGGGTCGCGGGCAACACCGGAGCAACAACCGGGTTGTAGGAATTGCACTGTCAGCGAAGTCGAACGACTCGCTCCCGCACTCCGACGACCCGAGGTGGCCCCATGCCCGCCCCCGCCCCCGTGCTCTCCATCGGCCCCGAGGACCGGCTCCCCGCCGGCAGGACGGCGCTCTTCGGCGTCCAGCACCTCCTGGCCCTCACCGGCATCTTCATCTTCCCGGTGCTCCTGGGCGCCGCCCTGCACCTGCAGACCGCGCAGGTGGCCCAGATCGTCCAGGCGTGCTTCCTGCTGACGGGCGTCGTCACCCTGCTGCAGTCGAGCCGCCTGCTCCGGCTGCCCGTCGTGCAGGGCCCGACGGCGGCGTTCTTCGTGGCGCTCATGACCTCGGGCGCCACCTACGGCCTCGGCACGGCCTTCGGGTCCATGGTGGTCGCAGGCCTCGTCTTCATGGCCCTGACCGTCCCGCTCGGCAGGCTCGGGGTCTTCGGCCACGTGTCGCGCGTGGCCACGCACCCGGTGGTGTTCGGCTCCCTGTTCGTGATCATCGGCGCCCAGCTCGCCGCCATCGGGCTGCCCAACTGGTTCGGCGTGCCCGGCACGCCCGCCTTCGG includes the following:
- the moaC gene encoding cyclic pyranopterin monophosphate synthase MoaC; amino-acid sequence: MSGTAGFPHLDARGNARMVDVSAKDVTVREARAEGFVVCSPEVVAALLDGTVPKGDALAVARIAGVQAAKRTPELVPLAHPVAVHAVDVVAEVSTAPQRPGVALTATVRTADRTGVEMEALTAVAVAGLALVDMVKGLDKRAEITGVRVVAKSGGRSGDWHR
- the glp gene encoding molybdotransferase-like divisome protein Glp produces the protein MRSVEEHLAACLAAVSPLAPVELPLLDAVDCVLAEDVVATSSLPAFDGSAMDGYAVRHADVATARADAPVSLPVVADLPAGVREVAPLAAGAAARIMTGAPVPPGATAVVPVEDTDGGVATVLVRRAVPEGLHVRRAGEDVRPGTTLVAAGTRLSVRHVALLAAVGRERARVLPAPRVSVLSTGSELVDPGRPAGFGQVVDANSTALTAAALDVGARATRVGIVDDDPQRLLSVLEGQLEGSDVIVTSGGVSAGAYDVVKEVLSRLGTVEFTRVAMQPGMPQGLGVLTRGGRSVPIFTLPGNPVSAYVSFEVFVRPALRRMLGEAELHRPAVVATATQGWSSPPGKRQFTRAVVTTDDDGRPRVRPASGPGSHLVFGLAGANALAVTGEDTTSVEPGDVVRCMLLERGRR
- a CDS encoding carbohydrate ABC transporter permease — its product is MTTAVQQRAPRARRPQRVSEPLSRRSERRMAALLLVPAVAVVALALGYPLVRQVVMSFQQFGLAQQFGQPPAFVGLDNFTTVLSDPSFWAVLGRSVGFCFVVALLTMVVGTAGALLLTACSRPVAVSVQVVMLLAWAMPVLSSLQVFQWMFDSRSGVVDWALVQAGFGSMAGYNWFSTPVAFFFVAGLLVTWMSVPLVVFMVYAAVTQIDTSVLEAAALDGAGPAQAFRHVIAPSIAPVLALVSLLEIIWDLRVFTQFHVLQSNGGITEQTNVLGTYVYQVGLAGGNYGAASAAALILLLLTLAISARYIALLLKEPA
- a CDS encoding ROK family transcriptional regulator, with protein sequence MRDAELAGGTSSAILRAVAGGAATDRAALARRLGLAPSTVTVKVGELIAAGVLVEAGAASATGGRPARVLRLTPDGGCILAAELGRHHARIALLDMSGSLVSSSDLALDVAAGPEPVLADLVAAWTDLRGAIPAEAVRAVGVALPGPVSSRSGAVDSPAAMPGWHRFGVGAHLSAELGLPAVVENDANAMALGECTALGAAEAAPDDDADEAAPPAGAPANLLFVKAGSSVGCGLVLDGRLYRGATALAGDLAHVVVGSTGDAPCNCGNRGCLDTVVGGSYILADLRSRGIDAREPRDIARLVGDGDAVATTRVRAAGRLLGQTLSAVVNFVNPDAVVLGGLISTLEPFVAAVRSQLYENCHPLATRDLRIAQSVAGADAGVLGVGQLALRQALTAL
- a CDS encoding MogA/MoaB family molybdenum cofactor biosynthesis protein, with translation MTGTADPSPRALVVTVSNRAAAGVYEDTAGPVLVEGLRAAGLAVDGPQVVRDGDPVGEALRAAVAAGFDVVVTTGGTGLNPHDQTPEQTAPLLDRPVPGIAEALRAAGLAQGVPTAVLSRGLAGMAGSTLVVNVAGSPGACRDAVEVLAAVLPHAVDQRRGGDHPRS
- a CDS encoding ROK family protein, producing the protein MSTPAPPATAAGPAPGLFPRLDLRAGRPVVAVDVGGTLTKTALVDGRGEVLEVRSEPTVLRSATGLLDQLALAVADLAAAHAEGHPDAVPAAVGVHVPGLVDDARGTVLLAENLGLRDVPLRDQLAARTGLPVSLGNDARGAGTAEFRMGAARGARTAVVISIGTGIGGAVFVDGRLHDGDGFGCELGHMPVLVPGRRAPVVCACGGPSCLEQWASAGGIARSYARVTGRPAHGAREVFDAARAGDDDAARVVGDGLDALALAVAQLATVLAPEVVVIAGGLSRAGAELFDPLHERLEQLLTFHRRPRLVPARFGDGAGVIASALRADELLEQLVLPLQQGPSS
- a CDS encoding GNAT family N-acetyltransferase; its protein translation is MSTTGWPAVLHDGEVVLRPLRVRDSSAWREVRAANGAWLRPWEATNPDGAAPVRTFAGLVWELSRQGRSGTAMPFALEVDGAFAGQVTVGGITWGAMRSAHVGYWIDGRQAGRGIVPRAVALVVDHCLRVGLHRVEVNIRPENAASLRVVEKLGFRDEGLRAGFLHIDGAWRDHRTFALTREDLPEGLVARYRATHP
- a CDS encoding carbohydrate ABC transporter permease; this encodes MTVVSNPPTSPSAGGAAPGLQATTPLAAVARARRSPRRRVLGVLANAVAVVFGLAWLFPVYWMLNTAFLTNSQIQQRTPVLFPVGGTASHFAQVLSSPAFWSAMRMSLAIALVVVLGAMVFGFLAALALSRFRFRGRTQLVVAVLVIQMIPAEALFISQYRMLDGWGLLNSVAGMSLLYLGANIPFTIWMLKGFVDGVPVELEEAAMLDGCSRMGAFVRITFPLLGSGLVASSIFAFLASWNEYTLALVALTSDGARTLPLWLTSFSGQNQVTDWGAIMAGSTLMAVPVVVLFMTVQKRMAAGLTAGAVK
- a CDS encoding UTP--glucose-1-phosphate uridylyltransferase is translated as MSPAGTRPIRKAVIPAAGLGTRFLPFTKSTPKEMLPVVDKPAIQYVVEEAVSAGLTDVLLVVGRTKRPLEDHFDVVPELEQNLAAKGDDKKLALVHETTELADVHYVRQHQAKGLGHAVLTAKAHVGDEPFAVLLGDDLIDERDPLLARLVEVQQQHGGSVVALLEVPRANVGMYGCAELLDDPSTQGEDDVVTLKGMVEKPDPADAPSNLAVIGRYVLHPAAFEVLERTAPGKGGEIQLTDALETLAGMPAEAGGGLRGVVFRGRRYDTGDKLDYLKAVVRLASGREDLGGEFNSWLSEWVASGFDTEQPTHSTDDAGA
- a CDS encoding copper homeostasis protein CutC, whose amino-acid sequence is MTVALEVTVDSPAGARAARDGGADRVELCSALELGGLTPSPGALAACLGVERALPVHVLVRPRPGGFTYDDDELATSLRDVEAAVAAGAAGVVVGALRVRGGALVLDEAFLAEAVSRARAVRADVDVVLHRAVDQLAQPSAAVAVLARCGVDRVLTSGGAPRAVNGLAELAAVAEAGRAAGVQVMAGAGVRPEQVAALVAAGVHAVHLSARRPVRAAGPRVAVGAADDGAHSETDPALVAAVRAALDALPSP